The Sporosarcina ureae genome includes a region encoding these proteins:
- a CDS encoding TspO/MBR family protein, whose amino-acid sequence MELLKVQSELDWKKLTRNVLIPVFGGSIIGYLANRNTQEQYAKLDKPSFSPPGAIFPIAWTTLYTMMGVANYRVEMKQDTNKNDSAISLYDVQLGLNFLWSFLFFKWNLRGTALIEMTIMLGAIAMTAYEFNKTDHTAGALMVPYIGWVMFALTLNYSTWKLNK is encoded by the coding sequence TTGGAGTTGCTAAAAGTACAGAGTGAACTAGATTGGAAGAAGCTAACGCGTAATGTGCTGATCCCCGTCTTTGGTGGATCGATTATCGGGTATCTTGCCAACCGTAATACACAAGAACAGTATGCTAAATTGGACAAACCTTCATTTTCTCCTCCCGGGGCTATATTCCCGATTGCTTGGACGACTCTATACACGATGATGGGTGTAGCGAATTACCGTGTAGAAATGAAGCAGGATACAAATAAAAACGATTCCGCCATCTCCTTATATGACGTTCAATTAGGCCTCAATTTTCTTTGGTCCTTCCTATTCTTCAAATGGAATTTACGAGGAACCGCACTGATTGAGATGACGATTATGTTAGGTGCCATTGCTATGACTGCGTATGAATTCAATAAGACCGATCATACCGCAGGTGCATTGATGGTCCCTTATATCGGATGGGTCATGTTCGCACTGACATTGAATTATTCTACGTGGAAATTAAATAAGTAA
- a CDS encoding CHY zinc finger protein has product MKKYSQEVQGLLVDDETRCVHYSTENDRIAIKFYCCKIYYPCHLCHEETGCGHHAVWPASQSNKKAILCGSCGHELTITEYFQSDYQCPSCMADFNPGCGLHKELYFENEASS; this is encoded by the coding sequence ATGAAGAAATACAGTCAAGAAGTTCAGGGATTACTTGTGGATGATGAAACGCGCTGTGTTCATTACTCGACAGAAAACGATCGAATTGCGATCAAGTTTTATTGCTGTAAAATATACTACCCATGTCACCTATGTCATGAAGAAACAGGTTGCGGACATCATGCTGTCTGGCCGGCTAGTCAGTCTAACAAAAAAGCCATACTGTGCGGTAGTTGCGGACACGAACTCACTATTACCGAGTACTTCCAAAGCGACTATCAATGTCCTTCGTGTATGGCGGATTTTAATCCGGGTTGCGGTCTGCATAAGGAACTGTACTTTGAAAATGAGGCAAGTAGCTGA
- a CDS encoding YqcI/YcgG family protein, whose protein sequence is MIQTSNALLTKEDFAQRDDLPEWLLREYQTFHNTVTDKTFPCYFGMAGENKGELRYAYISQEDWSNLPQALEEFLTLFNNPKHKRHGLFVFVEPFEKEGSIEEYRQQFWDILQYVHIEDTEEWPADAPRDPDHYLWDFHFHGEPIFAFGNAPAYKQRKTRDLGNAMVIGFQPRKIFKGLTGTEKGGINSREKVRERVEVWDDLPKHPDISHYGDPTHNEWKQFFIGDDCVPLTGKCPFTHKDM, encoded by the coding sequence TTGATTCAAACATCAAATGCTTTATTGACAAAGGAAGACTTTGCACAACGTGATGATTTACCGGAATGGCTTCTTAGAGAATACCAGACGTTTCATAATACTGTGACCGATAAAACATTTCCTTGTTATTTTGGAATGGCTGGTGAAAACAAAGGTGAATTACGCTATGCCTATATTTCTCAAGAGGACTGGTCAAATTTACCTCAAGCATTGGAAGAGTTTTTGACACTATTTAATAATCCAAAGCATAAACGGCACGGGTTGTTTGTGTTTGTGGAACCCTTTGAGAAAGAAGGATCAATAGAAGAGTATCGTCAGCAATTTTGGGATATTTTGCAGTACGTACATATAGAAGATACCGAAGAATGGCCGGCTGACGCTCCACGGGACCCAGATCATTATTTATGGGATTTCCACTTTCATGGCGAGCCCATTTTCGCTTTTGGCAATGCACCTGCGTATAAACAGCGGAAAACTCGTGATCTAGGGAACGCTATGGTCATTGGTTTCCAGCCACGAAAAATTTTCAAAGGTCTGACAGGCACTGAAAAAGGCGGCATCAATTCACGTGAAAAAGTTCGTGAACGTGTGGAGGTATGGGATGATCTGCCCAAGCATCCGGATATAAGTCACTACGGCGATCCAACACATAATGAATGGAAACAATTTTTCATCGGAGACGATTGTGTGCCACTAACTGGAAAATGTCCTTTTACTCATAAGGATATGTAA
- a CDS encoding YugN family protein, with the protein MLELDTPIEGKLACFGTLRDKVDQHGYHFGGGWDYHKGSFDSILHREAGETIYLRVPFEVHDGELDDFNTFIKFKKPYVIKHVVNTGLDPDSSSLISGSFNQFQEPLDRDATIRDKSRWEIAGELAIEEILQYLE; encoded by the coding sequence ATGCTGGAATTAGATACACCGATTGAAGGCAAACTAGCGTGCTTTGGAACTTTACGGGATAAAGTGGATCAGCACGGATATCATTTTGGCGGAGGCTGGGATTATCATAAAGGCAGTTTTGATTCCATTCTTCATAGAGAAGCCGGAGAAACCATTTACTTACGTGTTCCCTTTGAAGTTCATGACGGTGAACTTGACGATTTCAACACCTTTATAAAATTTAAAAAACCTTATGTGATCAAACATGTGGTCAATACAGGACTGGATCCCGACTCAAGTTCTTTAATAAGTGGTTCGTTCAATCAATTCCAAGAACCGTTGGATCGAGATGCTACAATTCGTGATAAAAGTCGTTGGGAAATTGCTGGTGAACTGGCAATAGAAGAAATACTGCAGTACTTGGAATGA
- a CDS encoding metallophosphoesterase family protein: MKIVITGDTHIPGRGSILPSRLTNECVTADLVLHTGDWKSLDVVRMLSEFAEVKGVSGNVDGEDIKEQFPLQQIIQAGDVKIGLVHGHGENKTTEKRAIDAFEGEPLDVIIFGHSHIPMLRYMNKTLLLNPGSPTDKRKMPHYSFAILHIGDEIRAELIFFNDKT; the protein is encoded by the coding sequence ATGAAGATTGTCATAACAGGAGATACACATATTCCCGGTAGAGGAAGTATCTTACCTTCGCGGTTAACAAACGAATGTGTCACGGCTGATTTAGTTTTACATACAGGTGATTGGAAATCACTTGACGTAGTACGGATGCTTTCTGAATTTGCGGAAGTAAAAGGAGTCTCTGGAAATGTAGATGGAGAGGATATAAAAGAACAGTTTCCATTGCAGCAGATCATTCAAGCAGGAGACGTAAAGATCGGCCTGGTACATGGTCATGGAGAGAACAAAACGACTGAAAAGCGTGCAATTGACGCATTTGAAGGTGAACCACTAGATGTCATCATTTTCGGGCACTCCCACATTCCAATGCTCCGTTACATGAATAAGACTTTGTTGCTGAACCCCGGTTCCCCGACAGACAAGCGGAAAATGCCTCATTATTCATTCGCTATCTTACATATCGGGGATGAGATTCGTGCAGAATTAATATTCTTCAATGATAAAACATAA
- a CDS encoding PadR family transcriptional regulator, whose product MDQEMMKGSIDLILLSLIAQRDLYGYEIVKVLKELSNDTYEMSEGTLYAALKRLEKKGWVKSYWQESESGRRKYYHLTDEGSVALETKQENWEWMNALVHKSSDGLI is encoded by the coding sequence ATGGATCAGGAAATGATGAAGGGCAGTATTGATCTGATTTTATTGTCACTAATCGCCCAACGCGATTTATATGGCTATGAAATTGTGAAGGTTTTAAAAGAGTTAAGTAATGATACGTATGAAATGAGTGAGGGAACGTTATATGCAGCTTTAAAACGATTGGAGAAAAAAGGTTGGGTAAAATCGTATTGGCAAGAAAGTGAAAGTGGTCGTAGAAAATATTATCATCTAACTGATGAAGGTAGCGTGGCATTAGAAACAAAACAAGAAAATTGGGAGTGGATGAATGCGCTTGTCCATAAAAGTTCGGATGGGTTAATATGA
- a CDS encoding YsnF/AvaK domain-containing protein — translation MSKNRYIGMYFNETELVNRLDELKKEGWPEDDIYVVVKNDDQLTMVRSRSDAEIKSADDSWWDRFMGFVSGEDHVRRMVENLDFGEEDTMKYYRDIEQGGMLLYVDSGEASRHYRDNMDFYGRDGKSTDVNLGANGLSITDQELNGGDPAFRMSQTLPDQTVNHQDHEVDPALHTNDPSLTDTDTEEERLRLHEERLQVDKHATQRGEIHVEKEVVEEPRSVDVSVSHDEVTIERRPVVDGEASVNDRYGNNAAFKEDDETIRIPITEEQVKVTKKPVVTEEVILKKREVVENETIHDTVKREEVHFDKEGDVDVKGDPLDKDRF, via the coding sequence ATGAGTAAGAATAGATATATTGGGATGTACTTTAATGAAACAGAGTTAGTGAACCGTCTGGATGAGCTGAAAAAAGAAGGTTGGCCTGAAGATGATATTTATGTAGTTGTAAAAAATGATGACCAGCTAACTATGGTTAGAAGTCGTTCAGACGCAGAAATTAAATCTGCAGATGATTCATGGTGGGATCGCTTTATGGGATTCGTGTCAGGGGAAGATCACGTACGCCGTATGGTCGAAAATCTAGACTTTGGAGAAGAAGATACAATGAAGTACTATCGAGACATTGAACAAGGTGGCATGTTGCTTTATGTGGATTCGGGTGAAGCTAGCCGCCACTACAGGGATAATATGGATTTCTACGGTAGAGATGGAAAAAGTACGGACGTAAATCTTGGAGCAAATGGTCTAAGCATTACAGATCAAGAATTGAATGGAGGAGACCCTGCATTCAGAATGAGTCAGACACTACCTGATCAAACAGTAAATCATCAGGATCACGAAGTAGACCCTGCACTTCATACAAATGATCCTAGTTTAACTGATACCGACACGGAAGAAGAACGTTTACGTCTACATGAGGAACGACTTCAAGTAGATAAGCATGCGACACAACGTGGAGAAATTCATGTAGAGAAAGAAGTCGTGGAAGAACCTAGATCAGTAGATGTCAGTGTTTCACATGACGAAGTCACCATTGAACGTAGACCTGTTGTAGATGGTGAAGCTAGTGTGAACGACCGCTATGGTAATAACGCAGCGTTCAAAGAAGATGACGAAACAATTCGTATTCCGATTACTGAAGAACAAGTAAAAGTGACTAAGAAACCAGTTGTCACTGAAGAAGTTATTCTCAAGAAACGCGAAGTTGTAGAAAATGAAACGATTCACGATACAGTAAAACGTGAGGAAGTGCACTTCGACAAAGAAGGTGACGTAGACGTCAAGGGCGACCCATTAGATAAAGACCGCTTCTAA
- a CDS encoding carboxymuconolactone decarboxylase family protein codes for MEDYTFTDAVLADYKTGMGAMSEQLPKLMKSFHAFTEISFEEGEISQKYKQLIALAVSVYAHSEYCIIFHTKACMDAGCTVPEVLEAVGVAAALGGGSALSQAVTLVMQTIDELQGNAKPLQ; via the coding sequence ATGGAAGACTATACATTTACAGATGCAGTACTGGCAGATTATAAAACCGGTATGGGTGCAATGAGTGAACAATTGCCGAAATTAATGAAATCATTCCATGCGTTTACAGAAATTAGTTTTGAAGAAGGAGAAATTAGTCAAAAATATAAGCAGCTGATCGCACTTGCTGTAAGTGTTTATGCCCATAGTGAGTATTGTATTATTTTCCACACGAAAGCTTGCATGGATGCAGGTTGTACAGTTCCAGAAGTGTTGGAAGCGGTCGGTGTAGCAGCGGCACTTGGCGGTGGAAGTGCTTTGAGTCAAGCCGTCACATTGGTTATGCAGACGATTGACGAATTACAGGGAAATGCTAAACCTTTACAGTGA